One Mycolicibacterium goodii genomic region harbors:
- a CDS encoding stage II sporulation protein M, giving the protein MDVDAFVLAHRATWDRLEQLVKRRRRLTGAEVDELVDLYQRVSTHLSMVRSASGDAVLVGRLSGLVARARAAVTGAHAPLWREFVRFWTVSFPVVAYRSWRWWAATAIGFFIVTVALALWVAGNPEVHSAIGTPSEIEELVNHDFASYYSENPAGSFALRVWVNNAWVAAQCIGFAILLGLPIPYILFQNAANLGLIAGVMFHAGAGDVFMGLITPHGLLELTAVFLAGAVGMRLGWTVIAPGDRPRTQALAEQGRAVVSVAIGLVVVLLISGLVEALVTPSPLPTFLRIGIGLAVEIAFLAYVIHFGRKAVRAGESGDIEDAPDHAPTA; this is encoded by the coding sequence GTGGATGTCGATGCGTTCGTACTGGCCCATCGCGCCACCTGGGACCGCCTGGAACAGCTGGTGAAACGTCGGCGTCGGCTCACCGGTGCCGAGGTGGACGAGCTCGTCGACCTGTATCAGCGGGTCTCGACGCACCTGTCGATGGTGCGCTCGGCGTCCGGTGACGCGGTGCTCGTCGGCAGGTTGTCCGGTCTGGTGGCCCGGGCGCGCGCCGCGGTCACCGGTGCCCACGCGCCGCTGTGGCGGGAGTTCGTCCGGTTCTGGACGGTGTCGTTCCCGGTGGTGGCGTACCGCTCGTGGCGCTGGTGGGCCGCGACGGCGATCGGGTTCTTCATCGTCACCGTCGCTCTCGCCCTGTGGGTGGCCGGCAACCCCGAGGTGCACTCGGCCATCGGGACGCCCAGTGAGATCGAGGAATTGGTGAACCACGATTTCGCGTCGTACTACAGCGAGAACCCGGCCGGATCGTTCGCGCTGCGGGTGTGGGTCAACAACGCTTGGGTCGCCGCGCAGTGCATCGGGTTCGCGATCCTGCTCGGACTGCCGATTCCCTACATCCTCTTCCAGAACGCCGCCAACCTCGGACTGATCGCGGGCGTGATGTTCCACGCCGGAGCCGGGGATGTGTTCATGGGCCTGATCACCCCGCACGGTCTGCTCGAGCTCACCGCGGTGTTCCTGGCCGGCGCCGTGGGGATGCGCCTGGGCTGGACCGTGATCGCCCCGGGTGACCGGCCGCGCACACAGGCGCTCGCCGAACAGGGCCGTGCCGTGGTGTCGGTGGCCATCGGTCTGGTGGTGGTGCTGCTGATCTCGGGTCTGGTCGAGGCCCTCGTGACACCGTCGCCGCTGCCGACGTTCCTGCGCATCGGGATCGGGCTGGCCGTCGAGATCGCGTTCTTGGCATACGTGATCCACTTCGGCCGCAAGGCCGTACGCGCGGGAGAGAGCGGCGACATCGAGGACGCGCCCGATCACGCACCGACCGCCTGA
- a CDS encoding DUF58 domain-containing protein: protein MVLTGRTGLVALVCVLPIAVSPWPATAFGLLLVLLLAAVIADVALAGNPRRLHVQRGGDHTARLGQSVDAVIEVGNPGRRRVRGRIRGAWPPGAGAQPRVHPLEVAAAEQVRITTRLQPVRRGDQRSDTVTVRSIGPLGLAGRQAVHRVAHQVRILPPFLSRKHLPSRLARLRELDGAIPVLIRGQGTEFDSLREYVVGDDVRSIDWRATARRADVVVRTWRPERDRRVVIVLDTSRTSAGRVGVDPTASDPGGWPRLDWSMDAALLLAALASRAGDHVDFLAFDRVTRAGVFNASRTELLSALVGAMAPLQPALVESDAAALVSTLTRRVRGRSLVVLLTDLNASALDEGLMTVLPQLSARHQVLVAAVSDPRVDELAAGRSDAAAVYDAAAAERSRNDRRAIAARLRRHGIDVVDAGPEDLAPALADHYLAMKATGRL from the coding sequence ATGGTGCTCACCGGCCGCACCGGCCTGGTCGCGTTGGTCTGCGTCCTGCCTATCGCGGTCTCCCCCTGGCCGGCAACGGCTTTCGGACTTCTCCTGGTTCTGTTGCTGGCGGCGGTCATCGCCGACGTCGCGCTCGCGGGCAACCCCCGGCGCCTGCACGTGCAGCGCGGCGGTGACCACACGGCCCGGTTGGGCCAGAGCGTCGACGCCGTGATCGAGGTGGGAAACCCGGGAAGGCGGCGGGTCCGCGGTCGGATCCGCGGTGCGTGGCCGCCCGGTGCGGGCGCTCAGCCACGGGTTCACCCGCTCGAAGTGGCTGCCGCGGAACAGGTTCGCATCACTACGCGGTTGCAGCCGGTTCGCCGGGGGGATCAGCGCTCGGACACGGTCACCGTCCGCTCGATCGGTCCGCTGGGTCTGGCCGGCAGGCAGGCCGTCCACCGGGTCGCGCATCAGGTGCGCATCCTGCCGCCGTTCCTGTCGCGCAAGCACCTACCGTCCCGGCTGGCGCGGCTGCGGGAACTCGACGGCGCCATACCGGTTCTCATTCGCGGCCAGGGCACCGAGTTCGACTCGCTGCGCGAGTACGTCGTCGGCGACGATGTCCGGTCCATCGACTGGCGGGCGACCGCCCGGCGCGCCGACGTCGTGGTGCGCACCTGGCGCCCCGAGCGCGACCGGCGCGTGGTGATCGTCCTCGACACCAGCCGCACATCGGCCGGCCGCGTCGGCGTGGACCCCACCGCGAGCGATCCAGGCGGCTGGCCGCGACTCGACTGGTCGATGGATGCCGCGCTGCTGCTGGCCGCCCTGGCGTCACGCGCCGGTGACCACGTCGATTTCCTGGCGTTCGACCGGGTGACCCGTGCCGGGGTGTTCAACGCGTCGCGCACCGAGCTTCTCTCGGCACTTGTCGGTGCGATGGCGCCGCTGCAGCCGGCACTCGTGGAATCGGATGCCGCCGCACTGGTTTCGACGCTGACGCGCCGCGTACGGGGCCGCTCACTCGTGGTGCTGCTGACCGACCTCAACGCGTCCGCGCTCGACGAGGGTCTCATGACGGTGTTGCCGCAACTGTCGGCCCGCCACCAGGTCCTGGTCGCCGCGGTGTCCGATCCACGGGTCGACGAACTCGCGGCGGGCCGCTCCGACGCGGCGGCGGTGTACGACGCCGCAGCCGCCGAGCGTTCCCGCAACGACCGCCGCGCGATCGCGGCTCGGCTGCGTCGGCACGGGATCGACGTGGTCGACGCCGGACCCGAGGATCTGGCACCTGCGCTGGCCGACCACTATCTCGCGATGAAGGCCACCGGCAGGCTCTGA
- a CDS encoding DUF4350 domain-containing protein has protein sequence MKIRNLRWIVPAVVVIVALAVLTVHLTAPRPGGRMDPDSTSPEGARALVTLLRDHGVEVVTAADVDEVERNARPGTLLVAAQTLFLSGDEQLDRLSRLPGDLLLVEPVTKTREKLAPAVRLDEATSFGGGEPDCELPEARRAGETQLGLSNTFRAAGDVPVERCYDGAVVRYRDGNRTITVVGTAEFLSNAGLLKAGNAALAMNLAGDRARVIWYAPQEFEGTSTGDRKLSDLIPDQVRWIVLQLCLVVALLAVWQARRLGPLVAESLPVVVRASETVEGRGKLYRSHRARDRAADALRTATLQRLLPRLGLTAEADPAAVATAVASRSGQDSHAVGYALFGPPPATDADLVHLAHQLDDIERQVAHS, from the coding sequence ATGAAGATCCGTAACCTGCGCTGGATCGTGCCTGCCGTCGTGGTCATCGTCGCGCTCGCGGTGCTGACGGTGCACCTCACCGCGCCCCGACCGGGTGGCCGCATGGATCCTGACTCGACCTCCCCCGAGGGGGCCCGCGCGCTGGTGACACTGCTCCGCGATCACGGTGTGGAGGTGGTCACCGCGGCCGACGTCGACGAGGTGGAACGCAATGCACGCCCGGGCACACTGCTGGTGGCGGCGCAGACGCTGTTCCTCTCCGGCGACGAGCAGTTGGATCGGCTGTCCAGGCTTCCCGGCGACCTGCTGCTGGTCGAGCCGGTGACCAAGACCCGCGAGAAGCTCGCGCCCGCAGTGCGTCTCGACGAGGCCACTTCCTTCGGTGGTGGTGAACCGGACTGCGAGCTGCCCGAGGCCCGCCGCGCCGGGGAGACGCAACTGGGCCTGAGCAACACGTTCCGGGCGGCGGGCGATGTCCCGGTCGAACGGTGCTACGACGGCGCGGTGGTGCGCTACCGGGACGGCAACCGCACGATCACCGTGGTCGGCACCGCCGAGTTCCTGTCCAACGCGGGTCTGCTCAAGGCGGGCAACGCCGCACTCGCGATGAACCTCGCGGGCGATCGGGCACGTGTGATCTGGTATGCGCCACAGGAATTCGAGGGCACCTCGACCGGGGACCGGAAGCTGTCCGATCTGATTCCCGATCAGGTCCGGTGGATCGTCCTGCAACTGTGCCTGGTGGTCGCGCTGCTCGCGGTGTGGCAGGCCCGCCGGCTCGGCCCCCTGGTCGCCGAATCGCTGCCCGTCGTGGTGCGCGCGTCGGAGACCGTGGAGGGACGCGGCAAGCTGTACCGCTCGCACCGGGCGCGCGACCGCGCGGCCGACGCGTTGCGCACGGCCACGTTGCAGCGCCTGCTGCCGCGCCTCGGCCTCACCGCCGAGGCCGATCCGGCCGCCGTGGCGACCGCGGTCGCGTCCCGCAGCGGACAGGACTCCCACGCCGTGGGGTACGCGCTGTTCGGTCCGCCACCGGCCACCGACGCCGATCTTGTCCATCTCGCCCATCAACTCGACGACATCGAAAGGCAGGTCGCGCACTCGTGA
- a CDS encoding RDD family protein, translated as MVSQPEPVVTGDAVVLDVSIAQLPVRVLAVLIDIFVIFGVYVVGVLLWSITLTQLDEALSAAILIIFTVLSIVGYPVIMETATRGRSLGKMALGLRVVSDDGSPERFRQALFRGIAGFIEIWMLTGGPAVICSLLSSKGKRIGDIFAGTVVISERGPRMQPPPAMPPALAWWASSLQLSGLGSEQVELARQYLMRVRQLDPRVRDMMGQRILAEVTMRIAPPPPPGAPPQHVLAAVLAERHRRELARLMPAVPPSPVRAPWGQPGYPAPPAYPPPPALAPNGTPSSAPPPTYPPPQQPAPRGFAPPE; from the coding sequence ATGGTCTCCCAGCCTGAGCCGGTGGTGACCGGGGACGCCGTGGTCCTCGACGTGTCGATCGCGCAGCTACCCGTTCGCGTACTGGCGGTGCTCATCGACATCTTCGTGATCTTCGGCGTCTACGTCGTCGGGGTGCTGCTGTGGTCGATCACGCTGACCCAGTTGGACGAGGCGTTGTCCGCGGCGATCCTGATCATCTTCACGGTGCTGTCCATCGTGGGGTATCCGGTGATCATGGAGACCGCGACGCGGGGGCGCTCGCTGGGCAAGATGGCGCTCGGTTTACGCGTGGTCTCCGATGACGGCAGCCCGGAGCGCTTCCGGCAGGCGCTGTTTCGCGGCATCGCGGGTTTCATCGAGATCTGGATGCTGACCGGGGGTCCCGCGGTGATCTGCAGCCTGCTGTCCTCGAAGGGCAAACGCATCGGCGACATCTTCGCCGGGACCGTGGTGATCAGCGAGCGCGGACCGAGGATGCAGCCGCCGCCGGCCATGCCGCCCGCGCTGGCGTGGTGGGCGTCGTCGTTGCAGTTGTCTGGGCTGGGTTCCGAGCAGGTGGAGTTGGCCAGGCAGTACCTGATGCGCGTCCGTCAACTCGATCCCCGCGTCCGCGACATGATGGGGCAGCGCATCCTCGCCGAGGTCACCATGCGGATCGCCCCGCCGCCCCCGCCGGGCGCTCCACCGCAGCACGTGCTGGCGGCCGTGCTCGCCGAGCGGCACCGTCGCGAGTTGGCCCGGCTCATGCCCGCCGTCCCGCCGTCACCGGTACGTGCGCCGTGGGGTCAACCGGGGTACCCGGCACCGCCCGCGTACCCGCCACCCCCTGCTCTCGCACCGAACGGGACACCGTCCTCCGCGCCGCCGCCGACGTATCCGCCGCCCCAGCAACCGGCCCCGAGAGGTTTCGCCCCGCCCGAGTGA
- a CDS encoding DUF4129 domain-containing protein: MTTIEIDRDAAHDAAQNELSKPIYPRSSPTQQFLDWVDELLYRLAYEGSTVPGGWFTISVLAILVVVAVIVAVRIARRAMRTDRAAQYGLFGRVELSADEHRTTAEQFAAQGNWAAAIRHRLRAVARHLEETGILTPVPGRTATELARDAGAALPALANELASAATTFNDVTYGEQPGTEAAYRRIADLDGRLRRPGAGVAGPAAATASADAGWTQVR, from the coding sequence GTGACGACGATCGAAATCGACAGAGACGCCGCGCACGACGCTGCGCAGAACGAGCTGAGCAAACCGATCTATCCCAGATCGTCGCCCACTCAGCAGTTCCTGGACTGGGTCGACGAGCTGTTGTACCGGCTGGCGTATGAGGGATCGACGGTTCCGGGTGGATGGTTCACGATCAGCGTGCTGGCGATCCTGGTGGTCGTGGCGGTCATCGTGGCAGTGCGCATCGCCCGTCGCGCCATGCGCACCGATCGCGCCGCGCAGTACGGGCTGTTCGGCCGCGTCGAGCTGAGTGCGGACGAACACCGGACGACTGCCGAACAGTTTGCCGCGCAAGGTAACTGGGCCGCGGCCATCCGGCACCGGTTGCGTGCGGTCGCCCGCCATCTCGAAGAGACCGGGATTCTGACCCCGGTCCCGGGACGGACGGCCACCGAGCTCGCGCGCGACGCCGGAGCCGCCTTGCCGGCCCTGGCGAACGAGCTGGCTTCTGCCGCGACGACTTTCAACGACGTCACCTATGGTGAACAGCCCGGCACGGAAGCCGCATACCGTCGGATCGCCGATCTCGACGGCCGGTTGCGCCGACCAGGTGCCGGTGTGGCCGGTCCGGCGGCGGCCACCGCGTCCGCCGACGCCGGATGGACGCAGGTGCGATGA
- a CDS encoding TetR/AcrR family transcriptional regulator: MTSPSIETAARERTRRAILDAAMLVLADQPSAALGDIAAAAGVGRSTVHRYYPERSDLLRALARHVHDLSNAAIERADPTHGPVDAALRRVVESQLDLGPIVLFVYNEPTILADPELAAYFELGDEAIVEVLNRASTERPEYPPGWARRVFWALLQAGYEAAKQDGTPRHQIVDAIMTSLTAGTIALPKA; encoded by the coding sequence ATGACCAGCCCAAGCATCGAGACTGCCGCGCGTGAACGGACGCGTCGCGCGATCCTCGATGCCGCGATGCTGGTCCTGGCCGATCAGCCCAGCGCGGCGCTGGGCGACATCGCCGCGGCCGCCGGGGTCGGACGCAGCACCGTGCACCGCTACTACCCGGAGCGCTCCGATCTGCTGCGCGCGCTGGCCCGCCACGTCCACGACCTGAGCAACGCCGCGATCGAACGTGCCGACCCGACGCACGGTCCCGTCGACGCGGCGCTGCGCCGGGTCGTCGAGAGCCAGCTCGACCTGGGCCCGATCGTGCTGTTCGTCTACAACGAGCCCACGATCCTGGCCGATCCGGAACTGGCGGCCTACTTCGAACTCGGGGACGAGGCCATCGTCGAGGTGCTCAACCGGGCGTCGACCGAGAGGCCCGAATATCCCCCCGGGTGGGCACGACGGGTGTTCTGGGCGCTGCTGCAAGCCGGCTACGAGGCCGCCAAGCAGGACGGCACGCCACGACACCAGATCGTCGACGCCATCATGACCAGCCTCACCGCGGGCACCATCGCCCTGCCCAAGGCCTGA
- a CDS encoding AAA family ATPase: MTQPATTVDADTARNALLALRNEIAKVVVGQDAVISGLVIALLCRGHVLLEGVPGVAKTLLVRTLAAALQLEFKRVQFTPDLMPGDVTGSLVYDARTAEFEFRSGPVFTNLLLADEINRTPPKTQAALLEAMEERQVSVDGEPRALPDPFIVAATQNPIEYEGTYQLPEAQLDRFLLKLNVPLPPRDQEIAILSRHAHGFDPRNLSSVQAVAGPAELTAGRDAVRQVLVADEVLGYIVDIVGATRHSPALQLGVSPRGATALLATSRSWAWLCGRNYVTPDDVKAMSRSTLRHRIALRPEAELEGATPDGVLDGILAAVPVPR; this comes from the coding sequence GTGACTCAGCCAGCCACCACAGTTGACGCCGACACCGCCCGCAACGCGCTGTTGGCCCTTCGCAACGAGATCGCCAAGGTGGTGGTCGGACAGGACGCCGTGATCAGCGGGCTGGTGATCGCCCTGCTGTGCCGCGGGCACGTGCTGCTCGAAGGCGTGCCGGGTGTCGCGAAGACGCTGCTGGTGCGCACACTCGCGGCCGCGCTGCAGTTGGAGTTCAAGCGCGTGCAGTTCACGCCCGATCTGATGCCCGGCGATGTCACGGGGTCGCTGGTGTACGACGCGCGTACGGCCGAGTTCGAGTTCCGCTCCGGCCCGGTGTTCACCAACCTGCTGCTGGCCGACGAGATCAACCGCACACCCCCGAAAACCCAGGCCGCACTGCTGGAGGCGATGGAGGAACGCCAGGTCAGCGTCGACGGTGAACCGCGTGCCCTGCCGGATCCGTTCATCGTCGCCGCCACACAGAACCCGATCGAGTACGAGGGCACCTACCAGCTCCCCGAGGCGCAGCTCGACCGTTTCCTGCTCAAGCTCAACGTGCCGCTGCCACCGCGTGACCAGGAGATCGCGATCCTCAGCCGGCATGCGCACGGGTTCGATCCGCGCAACCTCTCGTCGGTGCAAGCGGTGGCGGGGCCGGCAGAGCTCACGGCGGGCCGCGACGCCGTGCGCCAGGTGCTGGTGGCCGACGAGGTGCTGGGCTACATCGTCGACATCGTCGGTGCCACACGGCATTCCCCCGCGCTGCAGCTCGGGGTGTCACCGCGTGGTGCGACGGCACTGCTGGCCACGTCACGGTCATGGGCCTGGTTGTGCGGACGCAACTACGTCACCCCCGATGACGTGAAGGCCATGTCCCGCTCGACGCTGCGGCACCGGATCGCACTTCGGCCAGAAGCCGAGTTGGAGGGCGCCACCCCCGACGGCGTGCTCGACGGGATCCTGGCGGCCGTGCCGGTACCGCGCTGA
- the lfrA gene encoding efflux MFS transporter LfrA translates to MSTYTDATAPTTRTPKRAWVALAVLALPVLLIAIDNTVLAFALPLIAEDFRPSATTQLWIVDVYSLVLAALLVAMGSLGDRLGRRRLLLIGGAGFAIVSAVAAFAPSAGYLVAARTLLGVFGAMLMPSTLSLIRNIFTDASARRLAIAIWASCFTAGSALGPIVGGALLEKFHWGAVFWVAVPILLPLLVLGPRLVPESRDPNPGPFDPTSIVLSFTTMLPIVWAVKTAAHDGLSPAAAAAFAVGIASGALFVRRQNRSATPMLDIGLFKVMPFTSSILANFLSIIGLIGFIFFISQHLQLVLGLSPLTAGLVTLPGAVVSMIAGLAVVKAAKRFAPDTLLVTGLVFVAVGFVMILLFRHNLTVAAVIASFVVLELGVGVSQTVSNDTIVASVPAAKSGAASAVSETAYELGAVVGTATLGTIFTAFYRANVDVPAGLTPEQTGAAAESIGGATAVAADLPAATAAQLLDSARTAFDSGVAPTALIAATLVLAAAAVVGVAFRR, encoded by the coding sequence ATGTCCACCTACACCGACGCCACGGCGCCGACGACGAGGACCCCGAAGCGGGCCTGGGTGGCCCTGGCCGTCCTCGCACTGCCGGTGCTGTTGATCGCCATCGACAACACCGTGCTGGCCTTCGCGCTGCCGCTGATCGCCGAGGACTTCCGACCGTCGGCGACCACGCAGTTGTGGATAGTCGACGTCTACTCGCTGGTGCTGGCCGCGCTGCTGGTCGCCATGGGCAGCCTCGGTGACCGGCTCGGTCGACGCAGGCTGCTGCTGATCGGCGGCGCCGGGTTCGCGATCGTGTCGGCGGTGGCGGCGTTCGCCCCCAGCGCCGGATATCTGGTGGCCGCACGCACACTTCTCGGCGTGTTCGGCGCGATGCTGATGCCCTCCACGCTGTCGCTGATCCGAAACATCTTCACCGACGCGTCTGCGCGCCGGTTGGCCATCGCGATCTGGGCGTCCTGCTTCACGGCGGGTTCGGCGCTGGGCCCGATCGTCGGCGGCGCACTGCTGGAGAAGTTCCACTGGGGCGCGGTCTTCTGGGTGGCGGTGCCGATCCTGTTGCCGCTGCTCGTGCTCGGCCCGCGTCTGGTGCCCGAGTCGCGGGATCCGAATCCGGGCCCGTTCGATCCGACGAGCATCGTGTTGTCGTTCACGACGATGCTGCCGATCGTGTGGGCGGTGAAGACCGCGGCACATGATGGCCTCTCACCGGCGGCCGCGGCCGCATTCGCCGTCGGCATCGCCTCGGGCGCGCTGTTCGTGCGTCGCCAGAACCGCAGTGCCACACCGATGCTCGACATCGGCCTGTTCAAGGTCATGCCGTTCACATCGTCGATCCTGGCGAACTTCCTGTCGATCATCGGGCTGATCGGGTTCATCTTCTTCATCTCCCAGCACCTGCAGTTGGTGTTGGGCCTGTCCCCGCTGACCGCGGGCTTGGTGACCCTGCCCGGCGCGGTCGTGTCGATGATCGCAGGCTTGGCCGTGGTGAAGGCCGCCAAGCGCTTCGCCCCGGACACCCTGCTGGTCACGGGCCTGGTGTTCGTGGCGGTCGGCTTCGTGATGATCCTGCTGTTCCGCCACAACCTCACGGTCGCCGCGGTCATCGCGTCGTTCGTGGTGCTCGAGCTCGGCGTCGGCGTATCGCAGACGGTGTCCAACGACACCATCGTGGCGTCAGTGCCTGCCGCGAAATCCGGTGCGGCTTCCGCCGTTTCGGAGACCGCCTACGAGCTGGGCGCGGTGGTCGGCACCGCGACTCTCGGCACGATCTTCACGGCGTTCTACCGCGCCAACGTCGACGTGCCCGCGGGACTGACGCCCGAGCAGACCGGCGCCGCGGCCGAGAGCATCGGCGGCGCGACCGCGGTGGCAGCGGATCTGCCCGCCGCCACCGCTGCGCAACTGCTCGATTCGGCCCGTACCGCGTTCGATTCAGGTGTCGCCCCGACCGCGCTGATCGCGGCGACGTTGGTGCTGGCCGCTGCCGCAGTCGTCGGGGTCGCGTTCAGGCGCTGA
- a CDS encoding GatB/YqeY domain-containing protein yields the protein MAELKDRLRADLTAAMKSQDKLRTATLRMLLAAVQKEEVAGKESRELSDADVIAVLARESRKRGEAAEIYTQNGRGDLAANEHAEARVIDDYLPTPLTEAEIADVADTAIAQVAEQIGERPGMRQMGQVMKAATAIAAGKADGARLSAAVKARL from the coding sequence ATGGCCGAACTCAAGGACAGGCTGCGCGCCGATCTGACCGCAGCGATGAAATCTCAGGACAAGTTGCGCACGGCCACACTGCGGATGCTGCTCGCGGCCGTCCAGAAAGAGGAGGTTGCGGGCAAGGAATCCCGCGAGCTCTCCGACGCCGACGTGATCGCGGTGCTGGCCAGGGAATCTCGCAAACGCGGCGAAGCCGCCGAGATCTACACGCAGAACGGTCGCGGTGACCTCGCCGCCAACGAGCATGCCGAGGCACGCGTCATCGACGACTACCTGCCGACGCCGCTGACCGAGGCCGAGATCGCCGATGTCGCCGACACCGCCATCGCCCAGGTGGCCGAGCAGATCGGGGAGCGGCCGGGCATGCGCCAGATGGGGCAGGTGATGAAGGCCGCGACCGCGATCGCCGCGGGCAAGGCCGACGGTGCCCGGCTGTCGGCGGCGGTCAAGGCCCGGCTCTGA
- a CDS encoding SIMPL domain-containing protein yields MTGGIDNVSQAARHAGSPSQPTEIIVRGSFTVYEPPQRGIVHATVSYEGPAIEPVYERTVRDLDAVKASIEPLHNPDSGPITWWSTQHLRTWANRPWNNEGKQLPLVHHASIGIQVKFSDFTALSRWVGTHITETGGFAMSRIEWALTDKHRDELIADVHTNAVRDAVTRAQRYADALNLGPVRPVTIADAGMLGLEQAQGQYAAPAALRAVPSGGAPEVELAPADIKISVSVDARFHAGGPA; encoded by the coding sequence ATGACCGGTGGAATTGACAACGTGTCCCAGGCGGCGCGGCACGCCGGGTCCCCATCACAACCCACCGAGATCATCGTGCGCGGATCGTTCACGGTGTACGAACCGCCGCAACGGGGCATCGTGCACGCCACCGTGTCCTACGAGGGCCCCGCGATCGAACCGGTCTACGAGCGGACGGTCCGCGACCTCGACGCCGTCAAGGCGTCGATCGAGCCGCTGCACAACCCCGACTCGGGCCCGATCACCTGGTGGTCCACGCAGCACCTGCGGACATGGGCGAACCGGCCGTGGAACAACGAGGGCAAACAACTTCCGCTGGTGCACCACGCGAGCATCGGCATCCAGGTGAAGTTCAGCGACTTCACCGCGCTGTCGCGCTGGGTGGGCACGCACATCACCGAGACCGGCGGGTTCGCGATGTCGCGCATCGAATGGGCGCTGACCGACAAACACCGCGACGAGCTGATCGCCGACGTGCACACCAACGCCGTCCGCGATGCCGTCACGCGTGCACAGCGCTACGCCGACGCGTTGAACCTCGGCCCGGTGCGGCCGGTGACGATCGCCGACGCCGGCATGCTGGGCCTCGAGCAGGCGCAAGGACAGTACGCGGCGCCGGCTGCGTTGCGGGCTGTGCCGTCCGGCGGGGCGCCCGAGGTGGAACTCGCACCCGCAGACATCAAGATCTCGGTATCGGTCGATGCCCGGTTTCACGCCGGGGGCCCGGCGTAA
- a CDS encoding manganese catalase family protein → MFIHNKDLQFEVRVNEPDPRFATLLQEQFGGANGELKAAMQYFTQAFVLREKNPKLYDLFMDIATEELSHLEMVGSMITMLLDGLNDDLKVANERCDWMPAVASRDGKDQIMHSVSVMPLYFTLTGGGPDVKDSAGTPWSGAFVNANGDPSVDLRSNLAAESRAKIVYEYLKQFTDDPGVQDTLTFLMTREVTHFQQFTAALNELPVNFPPGQLPGDDRFQNVAFNMSNGSGSVRGPWNEGQGPWPGGMEWEYVEKPEQQWLGGQTRKNRGVEDNPEGSPAVHGHKPFTHEQHTATT, encoded by the coding sequence GTGTTCATCCACAACAAAGATCTGCAATTCGAGGTTCGGGTCAACGAGCCGGACCCGCGCTTCGCGACGCTGCTACAGGAACAGTTCGGCGGTGCCAACGGCGAGTTGAAAGCCGCCATGCAGTATTTCACCCAGGCCTTCGTGCTGCGTGAGAAGAACCCCAAGCTGTACGACCTGTTCATGGATATTGCGACAGAAGAGCTTTCGCACCTGGAAATGGTCGGCTCGATGATCACGATGCTGCTCGACGGGCTCAACGACGATCTCAAGGTCGCCAACGAGCGGTGCGACTGGATGCCGGCCGTGGCCAGCCGTGACGGCAAGGACCAGATCATGCACAGCGTGTCGGTCATGCCGTTGTACTTCACGCTCACCGGGGGTGGCCCTGATGTGAAGGACTCGGCCGGAACGCCGTGGAGCGGCGCGTTCGTCAACGCCAACGGCGATCCGTCGGTGGACCTGCGGAGCAATCTGGCCGCTGAGTCACGCGCGAAGATCGTCTACGAATATCTCAAGCAGTTCACCGACGACCCGGGCGTCCAGGACACGCTGACCTTCCTGATGACGCGTGAGGTCACGCACTTCCAGCAGTTCACCGCCGCGCTCAACGAGCTTCCGGTGAACTTCCCGCCCGGACAGCTTCCCGGCGACGACCGGTTCCAGAACGTCGCGTTCAACATGTCCAACGGTTCCGGCAGCGTACGCGGCCCGTGGAACGAGGGGCAGGGGCCGTGGCCCGGCGGCATGGAATGGGAGTACGTGGAAAAGCCCGAACAACAATGGCTCGGCGGCCAGACGCGAAAGAACCGCGGGGTGGAAGACAACCCAGAAGGTTCACCCGCTGTCCATGGTCACAAACCGTTCACGCATGAACAGCACACTGCCACAACGTAA